Proteins co-encoded in one Ruegeria sp. YS9 genomic window:
- a CDS encoding TetR/AcrR family transcriptional regulator, with the protein MSPKNIEKPRQRAPSKRSLETKARIMDAAETVFAERGFEGASIRDIAALAGVQIGLVHHHGGGKEELFYRTVARRADALAQLRIDALNRARAVAPLTLHSILDSFIRPYVDLAETGGPGWMAYGRLVAHVSVDPRWRDIAAECFDPTAQLFITEIAKLYPDVDPAVLASGQVYSVSAMLAHLNSGWRVEALSQGGDVSGMERLVDFCAAGIEAMVRSGRE; encoded by the coding sequence ATGAGTCCAAAAAACATCGAAAAACCAAGGCAAAGAGCACCGTCCAAGCGATCGCTTGAAACCAAGGCGCGGATCATGGATGCGGCTGAAACCGTCTTTGCCGAACGGGGATTCGAAGGTGCGTCGATCCGGGACATCGCGGCACTGGCGGGGGTTCAGATTGGTCTTGTGCACCATCATGGTGGTGGCAAGGAGGAGTTGTTTTACCGAACGGTCGCGCGGCGCGCGGACGCGCTGGCGCAGCTTCGGATCGACGCATTGAACAGGGCCAGGGCTGTTGCTCCGCTGACGCTTCACAGCATTCTGGACAGCTTTATCCGACCCTATGTGGACCTGGCTGAGACGGGTGGGCCCGGATGGATGGCGTATGGGCGGTTGGTGGCCCACGTATCGGTTGACCCCAGGTGGCGCGATATCGCAGCAGAGTGTTTCGACCCCACCGCCCAGTTGTTCATCACCGAAATCGCCAAGCTTTACCCGGATGTCGATCCAGCCGTTTTGGCAAGTGGCCAGGTTTATTCGGTCTCGGCGATGCTGGCCCATCTCAACAGTGGATGGCGGGTCGAAGCCCTGTCGCAGGGCGGTGACGTATCAGGCATGGAACGTCTGGTGGACTTTTGCGCCGCCGGTATCGAAGCAATGGTACGATCCGGTCGTGAATGA